Sequence from the Sphingomonas sp. SORGH_AS_0950 genome:
CTTCATCCAGCGACTGTTGCGCGGTGAAAACGAGTTCGGCGGTGGCTGCCGCCAGTGCGATGCCGTCCGCCGACGATCCGGCCTGCGCGATTACCGGATGCCCCTGGATTGGGCGTCCGGCTTGTAGCGGGCCTCGAACGCGGAAGTGGCGCCCGTCGTGATTGATCGCCCGGACCTTCGCAGGATCGAAGAAGCGGCGGCCCGGTTGATCGAACAGCAGCGCCCCGTCGTTCCAACTGTCCCACAACGCCTTGACGACGTGGATGTATTCGGCGGCCCGCTCATAGCGTTCGGCATGGCCGATCTGGGCATCGAGGCCGAAATTTCGCGCTTCGGCATCGGAGCCGGACGTCACACAATTCCATCCGGCGCGCCCGCCGCTGATATGGTCCAGCGTCGCGAACTTTCGGGCAAGGTGATAGGGCGGCAGGTAGGTCGCCGACACCGTCGCGACCAGTCCGATCCGCTCCGTTGCCGGAACCAGCGCACCGAGCAGCATCAACGGTTCGAGATAATAGACCGGGGCGGCCTGCGCGGACAAAGGCGATAGCGGCGGGGCGGCGACATTGTCCGCGAAGAACAGGGCGTCGAACCGCGCCGTTTCCGCCGCCTGTGCAATCCGAACATAATGATCGAGCGACACCAGATCACGCGGCTCGACCGAGGGATGGAGCCACGCGGCGATATGATGGCCGACGCCCATGATAAAGGCGCCCAGCTTCATCTGGCGGGAGTTGGTCATGACGATGATCCCTCCAGCGCGCTCAGAACGTGTAGCCGAGCGTTGCGCCATAGGTGCGCGGCGTGCCGTAGAGGAGCGCGGCGTTGCCGAGGATCGCGGTGCGATTGGCGAAGCGGATATAGTGTTTGTCGAAGATGTTGCGGCCCCATAGCGATGCCCGCCATCGGCCATTGGCGGACGTCAGCCCGATCCGCGCATCGGCGAGGTCGTAACCCGGAATGGAATAGGCTTTCCCATACACCGGGTTCGCGACCTTCGGGTCGAAATTCTCGGAGGACTGCACGCTATAGCCGACATGTGCCTGCAAGCGCGGCAGACCCGAACCCAGTGCTGTCTCGTAATCGGCCGACACATAGGCCTTGTGACGCGGCGCATAGGGCGTCTGTACACCATCGGCATCGAGTACGGTGTTGCCCACCGTACCGCCGCCACCCGGATACCGGTCGTACACGCTCTGGTTGTAGGTATATTGGGCTGCCAGCGTCAGGCCGGTGACGGGGATGACCGCGATCTCCGTCTCGATCCCCTTGGACGAAACCTTGCCGACGTTCGACAGGCTGCTGGCGAGCACCGTGCGGCCGCCGACGGTGGCGTTGACGAAGGTGAAGACCTGGAAATCGTCGAACTTCTCGTAGAAGCCGGTGACGTTGACGCGGGCACGGCGATCGAAAAAGTCGCTCTTGAACCCGACTTCGTAGCTGGTCACCGTTTCGGGCCGGAAGCGGATGCCGGCGGCGAAGGCGGCGGGGCTGGTCGCCTCGACGTTCCACCCGCCGCTCTTGAAGCCGCGACCGATCGTGCCGAACAACAGCATGTTACGCCGCAGGTGCAGGTTGATGCCACCCTTGGGCGTGAAGAAGGTGTTGGCGAGCGCATCGCGGTAGCCGCTGATTGGGGCAGAGAACAGCCCGGTCGGGTCGGCGGTGGTGATGTCGTTCAGCCGTTTGCGCTCATGGGTCAGCCGCGCACCGGCGAACAGTTCGACAAGCGACGACGGCCGGATGTTCGCCTGGAAGAAGCCGGCGATGGAGTCGCTGCTGACCGACGTGCCGAGCGTCGCGACCTTGCCCACGGCGCTGCCGAGGCCGAGTGCGCGCAGCCCCGAGCCGAAGGTCAGCGCCTGCCGGTCACGGTTGTTGCCCCAGAAGTAGAAGACGCCCGCGACGAAATCGTAGCGGCGCTCGCGTGGCGAAGCGATCCGCAATTCCTGCGAGAACTGGTCCGTATATTGGCGCAGGTCCGCGGTCAGAATCGGCGTGGGGCCGGTTTCGTTGTTGAAGTGCAGGAACTGGTGGCCCGATCGCCACGCGGTGATCGACGTGGCCTGGAATCCTCCGCCAACGTCCTTCTGCGCGGTCAGCGAGACGCCGCCCATCCGACGACGCGCCCCATCGTCGACATAGGATCGGATTTCGAACGGATCGCTGCCCGCTGGGGGCACATAGGTATAGTGGAGCGTCGAATTGTCGTCGTCGGTGAAATCCGCCGCAAGCGTGACATCAAGCCCGTCATTGGGGTTGAGCCGGAGTTGCGCGCGGAACGCGTCGGAGTTGATGCCCTGGTTGCGCTTGCCGAGCAGGACGTTGCGGTAATAGCCATCGCTCTGCACATGGGCGCCGCTGAGTTGCAGGCTGACGTCGTCGTTCAGCGGCAGGTTGCTGCGCGCGGCGATCTGGCGATAGCCGAAATTGCCGATGTCCGCGCTGATCTCGCCGCCCAGCGCCTTCGACGGCTGGATCGTGGTGATGGAGAGCGCGCCCGCATCGGTGTCCTTGCCGAACAGCGTTCCCTGCGGTCCCCGCAACACATCGACCTGCCGGATGCCGAGCAGCGTCAGGTTGTTCATCCAGGACCGGCTGTAATACACGCCGTCGACATAGACGCCGACCCGCGAGTCATAGCCGGCGTTGCGCGAGTAGTCGATGACGCCGCGAATGCCGGTGCGCCCCTGTTCGCTGCCGTCGCCGAACGACAGGGACGGCGTGGCGACCTCCACGTCGCTCAGGCGGCGCGCGCCGAGCGTGTCGAGCGCCTTCGCATCCAGGGTCTGGATCGAGATCGGCACCTGTTGCGAACTTTCGCTGCGGCGTTGCGCCGTGACGACGATGTCGGACAGCCCCGTCTGATTCTGCGGCCCCGTCTGGTCCTGTGGCGGGGCCGCGTGGACGACGGCGGGAACGAGCGCGGCGGCAAGCGTGCCCGCACGCCATAGCCATGCATATCCCAAGCCTGGAACCTTGGATTGGCGACCAGCCATCGACCTTCCCCCCATGAACGCATCTAGCGCGGATTAAGTGTTGTCACTTATCCCATTAGATTGATGGGGATTGAAGATGGTTTTGGTTGCGCTGATGCAACTTTCGCTTCGTCTGGTGGCTCAGCCCCGGTTAAGTACGAACCGGGCCGCTGCCTGCAGTGCCGGCACGGCCATGGCGATGGTCTGATCGATCAGCTCTTCCAGCGACAGCGCGGCGCGCCCGCGAAAAGCAAAATTGTCGCGTGCCGCGAGCCCGACGATCATCGCAAAATGCTGCTGGGAGAAGCCGAGTTCGAACTGCTGCGCCGTGAGGTTCAGCAGCCCGGCCATCCGCTCCATCAAGGTCACTGCGAGCCCTCGTCGCGCATTGAACGGATCATCGCGGCGCTGCGGATCGAAGCCGATCCGCGTCGTATATTGCAACAGGAGCCGAGCGTAGCTGTGGTGCCCGTTCGCGTCGACTTGCTCAGACATCGGCAGGAACACCGCCTCCAGCAAGCTGCTGAGATCCTCCATCAATCCGCGTTCTTCGGCCAAGCGGACACATTCCTGGCGCCGTGCGACGATGTGCCGCATCCGGATTGCGAAGATGGCATCGATCAATCCGTCACGCCCGCCGAAATGATATTGCACCGCGAATTTGTTCGCCTGACCCGCCGCAGCCGCAATCTCCTGCAGGGACGGCGTGTCGATGCCGTGCGTTCCCATCAGCCGCTCTCCGGCGTCGGCCAGCCGGCGCTTCGAGGGCGTTTCGTCGCCCTCGATGTCGAACAGCGTCACGGGTCTGAGATGGGCGATGAGCTTGGGCATGGTCGGTCAGGATAGAGGCGTCGGGGGAGAAATCGATCGTCGTTTTCGGCAGCGGGCCTTGGGGGAGGTTGGCAATGACGGGGAGCGAAGACTGGAGCTTAATCGCGCCCAATCATTTCTATCAAATCCTACTAAATGCATGGGATATGCTCGAGAGGCGAGCACCAATAGGTTCCGCCCGATCAGCAAGGGGGTTGATGGATGAAGATCATCGTGGCGGGGCTGCTGGCCAGCGTTGCACCCATCACGGCGGCCGCACAGGAGGCGGCGCCTCAAGCGGGTACCGAACAGGTAGAGCCTGGCGACGTGATCGTGGTCACCGGGACGCGCACTGGCGAACGTACCGTCACGACTTCACCGGTGCCGATCGACGTACTGCGCGGCGACGAATTGCGCGCTTCGGGTTATCAGGAGACGAGCGAGGTGCTCCGCCAGCTTGCGCCGTCCTTCTCCTTCGCCAATCCGACGACGCCGGACGGCAACACCCATATCCACTCCGCCTCGCTGCGGGGGCTGTCACCCGACGAGACGCTGGTGCTGGTCAACGGCAAGCGACTGCACGGCGCGGCCTGGGTCAATACCGGCGGCACGATCGGCAAGGGCGCGACGCCGACCGACCTCAACCAGATCCCGGCGGCAGGGATCGGCCGTATCGAGATCCTGCGCGACGGTGCCTCGGCGCAATATGGCTCCGACGCGATCGCGGGCGTCATCAACATCCTGCTTCAGACCGATACCGCGCTGCACGCTACGGCCAGCGCGGGCACGACCTATGACGGCGGTGGCGACACCTATGAGGTCTCGCTGGGCGGCGGGCTGAAGCTGGGGGAGGACGGCTTCGTCAACGTCACCGGCTATTATCGCGATCATCAGGCGGCAAACCGTGCCGAGCCGGACACGCGGCAATTCTATTTCGGCCTTTCGCCCACGGGCGCGCCACAGCCATTGTCGTCGCGCTATGGGCCGGGGATTGGGCTCAATCCGCCGGGCGGCGTCACGGGAACACGGCTCGACCCGCGCGAGGCCAGTGTCGACCGCAACGTCTGGCGCTTCGCCGATCAGGGTGACCTCAAGGACGGATCCGTCCTGGTCAATCTCAGCAAGCCGCTCGGCAGCGTCGAACTCTATGGCTTTGGCGGCTATCGCTTGAGCAAGGCGAAGAGCAACGCCTCGTTCCGCCGTCCGGGGCAGGACGAGAATGTCCGTGCGATCTACCCGAACGGCTTCCTGCCTTTCGTCGATACAGAAAGTACAGACTATACTGGCGCGCTCGGCCTGCGCGGCGATCTGGCCGGTTGGAAGTGGGACCTGTCGAGCGTCTATGGCGGCAACCGCATCGAGTATCGGACCCGCAATACGCTCAACGCCACGCTGGGCACCGCCAGCCCGACGCGCTTCTACAACGGCCGCTATGGGAATTCGCAGTGGACGACCGACCTGACCCTGTCGAACAGTGTCGAGGTGGGGCTGGCCGCGCCGATCGACGTCGCGATCGGGGCCGAATATCGCCGCGACGGCTACAAGATCGGCGCCGGTGAACTGGCCAGCTATCAATATGGGCCCGCACGCGTGCTCGACGGCCCCAATGCCGGCGCGATCCCGACGATCGGGTCGCAGGGTTTCGCAGGGATCCAGCCGAGCGACGTGGTCGATGTCCACCGCGACGCGATCAGCGCCTTTGCGGAAGCCGGGCTGGAACCGCTGCGCGGCTGGACGGTCGATCTCGCCGGACGCTATGAGCATTATTCGGACTTCGGCGACACCTGGAACGGGCAGGCGTCGACGCGCCTCGCCCTGCCGGCGGGGTTCGCCCTGCGCGGGTCCATCGGCACCGGCTTCCACGCGCCCAGCCTCGCCCAGCAATATTTCAGCTCGACCAGCAGCCGGACGATCGTCAACAACACGACCGGTTTCCCCGAATTCGTCCTCGTCCGCACCGCGCCGGTCGGCTCGTCTCTCGCCAAGGCCCTTGGCGCCCAGGCCTTGAAACCCGAGACGTCGACCAACTTCGGCGGTGGCCTGACGTACGCGGCTGGCCATCTGACGGCGTCGGTCGACTATTATCATATCGACATCGACGACCGGATCATGCTGTCGTCCAACTATGTCGATGCGTCGGGCAGCCGCCGTCTGCGCGACTATCTCGCCGGCATCGGTATTCCGGGCGTGACCAGCGTCCGCTACTTCACCAACGCGGTCGACACACGGACGCAAGGTGTCGACGTGACCGCGGCCTATGCGACTCCGCTGGGCGGATGGGGCGACCTGAAGCTGACGGCGGCGTATAATCATAATCAGACACGGCTGCGCCGTATCGCGGCAACACCCCCGCAAATCACGGCGCTTGGTATCACGACACCGCTGTTCGACGTCGTCGAACGGACGCGCGTCGAGCGTGGCCAGCCGCGCGACAAGGTGGCGCTGGGGACGACCTTCCGGACCGGGCCGATCACCTTCGATGTGCGCGCCACCCGCTATGGCCGTGTCGAGCAAGTAGCGCTGACCAACCAGACGCCTGCCGCCGTCGCCCTGATCGCGCAAGGATCGACGCCCTATCGCACATTGCCGACCGAGTCCGGGACGCGGGGCAATGTCGATGTGATCCAGCAACTGGAGCCCAAATGGGTGACCGATTTCAGCTTCACCGGGCAGGTCAACCGCAACCTGGCGGTGACGGTGGGCGCCAACAATCTGTTCAATGTCTACCCGACCGAGAACATCCGGTCGACCGCCGCGCTGACCGGCGCCGATACGTTCGGCGTCTTTCCGTACAGCGAATTCTCACCCTTCGGATTTAGCGGTGCCTTTTATTATGTTCGTGCCGGAGTGAGCTTCTGATGGCGGCGCTGCTCAACCGGCGCGAGTGGATCGCGATGGGCGTGGCGGTGGCCGCGACACCGGCGATCGGGACTGGTCTTGCCGCACGGACCCGGCTGTCACTCAACGAGAACGCTTGGGGGCCGTCGCCAAATGTCGCGCCCGCCATCCGTGCGGCGGCGGTTGGCGTGGAGCGCTATGTCGAGCAGGCCGAGGTGGACGCGCTCGCCCGGCAGATCGCCCGCCTCGAAGGCGTCGCGCCCGAGCAGGTCGTGATCGGCGAAGTGCTCGAAGCACTCGGGCTGTTCCTGGCGCGCAGGCGGGCAGGGGGCGGCGAGATCGTCTTCTCGGCACCCGGCTATACGGCGCTGGTCGATGCCGCGGCCCCGCTTGGTGGGCGGGGCAGGCCGGTGCCGCTTGATGCGCGTTTTGAAAACGACCTGCCCGCATTGTCCCGCGCGGTCGGCGCGGACACGCTGGCCGTGTCGTTGGTGAACCCGCACAACCCCTCCGGCACGGTCAGCGAGGCGGGGGCGTGGCACGCCTTTCTGGAGGATATCTCCCGCCGGACGCTGGCTGTGGTGGACGAGGCGTATCTCGAATATGACGACCTCGCCGGGTTGTCGGCGATCCGGCATGTGCGGGCGGGGCGCAACGTGCTCGTCTTCCGCACCCTCGCCAAGATCTATGGGCTGGCAGGATTGTCGATCGGTTATGCCGTTTCGCAGGCACCACTGGCGACCGCCTTGCGTCAGGCGGGGATCGGCGCGCCGCATTCCCTGTCCCGTCCTGCGCTTGCGGCCGCCGGCGCGGCGCTGGCGGACCAGGGCCATGTCGCCATGGTGCGCGACCGGACGGCGGGGGAGCGGCGGCGGCTTCACACGGCGCTCGACGCGCTATCCCTCCGCCACACCGATGCGCATGGGAACTTCGTCTTCTTCCGCACGCCCTCAGCAAGCCGCCTTCGCGCTGCGGCCGCCACCGCAGGCATCGAGATTGCTCGACCCTTCCCCCCGCTCGATGACTGGGTACGCGTGACGGTCGGACGACCGGTGGAGAACGACCGCTTTCTTGCCGTGCTGCGGCAGGTGGTCGGATGACCGGTGCGCCAAATCTGGCGGCAGTAGCCGACGGACTGGGGGCCGCGCGTGACGATTGGCGTGCCCGGCACCGCAACGGCGCCGACCAGGGCGTCGAAGGCTTCCCGTCGCGGCGACGGATCGAGGGCATCCTCGCCGACCTGAAGGGCGCGCTCTTTCCGCTGCGGCTGGGCCCGGATACCGTACGTCCAGACAATGAGCGTGCTTATGTCATGGAGACGCTCGGTCGTGCGCTGCCTCAGCTGGGCGCCGAGGTGCGTCTGGAACTGGCGTATCGTGACGAGGCGGCGGCAGGCGACGTGAATGCACGCGCTGGCAGTATGGTTGCCGCATTCGGGAACGACTTGCCGAACATCCGCCGGCTTCTCGACGGTGACGTCGAGGCGGCTTTCGCTGGGGACCCGGCGGCGGGCAGCGTGGATGAGGTGTTGCTCTGCTACCCCGGCGTGCGGGCGATGATCCATCACCGTATCGCCCACCGGCTATACCGGCTCGGTGTCCCGCTCGTCGCGCGCATCATTGCCGAGCTGGCGCATTCGGCCACGGGCATCGACATCCATCCCGGCGCCGCGATCGGGGAGCGCTTCTTCATCGACCACGGCACCGGGGTCGTCATCGGTGAAACGGCCGTGATCGGCAGCCACGTGCGCCTGTATCAGGCGGTGACGCTGGGCGCGCGCAGCTTCCCGGCTCAGGAGGACGGCTCGCTGGTCAAGGGCCTGCCGCGTCACCCGATCGTGGAAGACCATGTGGTGATTTACGCCGGCGCCACGGTGCTGGGCCGGGTCACGATCGGTGCGGGGGCGGTGATCGGCGGCAGCGTGTGGCTGACCGAAAGCGTGCCGCCTGGCGCTGTCATCCATCAGGCTTTCGCGGAGCGCGAGACGGTGGGGAGTGCCGTACCGATTGGACACGTCACCGAAGCCGCGCGTGTCGTGGCAAACCATGGGGAGACAGCATGAACCAGTATCTGCCGCACACTTTTGCTCCAGCCGCAACCACCGCTCGACCGGTGCGATACCTGATCGTACCC
This genomic interval carries:
- a CDS encoding LLM class flavin-dependent oxidoreductase — protein: MTNSRQMKLGAFIMGVGHHIAAWLHPSVEPRDLVSLDHYVRIAQAAETARFDALFFADNVAAPPLSPLSAQAAPVYYLEPLMLLGALVPATERIGLVATVSATYLPPYHLARKFATLDHISGGRAGWNCVTSGSDAEARNFGLDAQIGHAERYERAAEYIHVVKALWDSWNDGALLFDQPGRRFFDPAKVRAINHDGRHFRVRGPLQAGRPIQGHPVIAQAGSSADGIALAAATAELVFTAQQSLDEAVAFADTVRDRAVAAGRQRKDVVVMPGLMPFVADTQEEAQRLHDDLQALVDPQIAIGLASAMMGADLGQYPLDGPVPDLPPTEGWQSRQKLFFDLAHAEGLTIRELAVRVAVARGHKVVIGTATQIANEMEAWFQAGAADGFNIMPPTLPYGLNDFARLVVPELQRRGLFRTEYEGDTLRANLGLARPAGHTS
- a CDS encoding TonB-dependent receptor, with protein sequence MGYAWLWRAGTLAAALVPAVVHAAPPQDQTGPQNQTGLSDIVVTAQRRSESSQQVPISIQTLDAKALDTLGARRLSDVEVATPSLSFGDGSEQGRTGIRGVIDYSRNAGYDSRVGVYVDGVYYSRSWMNNLTLLGIRQVDVLRGPQGTLFGKDTDAGALSITTIQPSKALGGEISADIGNFGYRQIAARSNLPLNDDVSLQLSGAHVQSDGYYRNVLLGKRNQGINSDAFRAQLRLNPNDGLDVTLAADFTDDDNSTLHYTYVPPAGSDPFEIRSYVDDGARRRMGGVSLTAQKDVGGGFQATSITAWRSGHQFLHFNNETGPTPILTADLRQYTDQFSQELRIASPRERRYDFVAGVFYFWGNNRDRQALTFGSGLRALGLGSAVGKVATLGTSVSSDSIAGFFQANIRPSSLVELFAGARLTHERKRLNDITTADPTGLFSAPISGYRDALANTFFTPKGGINLHLRRNMLLFGTIGRGFKSGGWNVEATSPAAFAAGIRFRPETVTSYEVGFKSDFFDRRARVNVTGFYEKFDDFQVFTFVNATVGGRTVLASSLSNVGKVSSKGIETEIAVIPVTGLTLAAQYTYNQSVYDRYPGGGGTVGNTVLDADGVQTPYAPRHKAYVSADYETALGSGLPRLQAHVGYSVQSSENFDPKVANPVYGKAYSIPGYDLADARIGLTSANGRWRASLWGRNIFDKHYIRFANRTAILGNAALLYGTPRTYGATLGYTF
- a CDS encoding TetR/AcrR family transcriptional regulator; this translates as MPKLIAHLRPVTLFDIEGDETPSKRRLADAGERLMGTHGIDTPSLQEIAAAAGQANKFAVQYHFGGRDGLIDAIFAIRMRHIVARRQECVRLAEERGLMEDLSSLLEAVFLPMSEQVDANGHHSYARLLLQYTTRIGFDPQRRDDPFNARRGLAVTLMERMAGLLNLTAQQFELGFSQQHFAMIVGLAARDNFAFRGRAALSLEELIDQTIAMAVPALQAAARFVLNRG
- a CDS encoding TonB-dependent siderophore receptor — encoded protein: MKIIVAGLLASVAPITAAAQEAAPQAGTEQVEPGDVIVVTGTRTGERTVTTSPVPIDVLRGDELRASGYQETSEVLRQLAPSFSFANPTTPDGNTHIHSASLRGLSPDETLVLVNGKRLHGAAWVNTGGTIGKGATPTDLNQIPAAGIGRIEILRDGASAQYGSDAIAGVINILLQTDTALHATASAGTTYDGGGDTYEVSLGGGLKLGEDGFVNVTGYYRDHQAANRAEPDTRQFYFGLSPTGAPQPLSSRYGPGIGLNPPGGVTGTRLDPREASVDRNVWRFADQGDLKDGSVLVNLSKPLGSVELYGFGGYRLSKAKSNASFRRPGQDENVRAIYPNGFLPFVDTESTDYTGALGLRGDLAGWKWDLSSVYGGNRIEYRTRNTLNATLGTASPTRFYNGRYGNSQWTTDLTLSNSVEVGLAAPIDVAIGAEYRRDGYKIGAGELASYQYGPARVLDGPNAGAIPTIGSQGFAGIQPSDVVDVHRDAISAFAEAGLEPLRGWTVDLAGRYEHYSDFGDTWNGQASTRLALPAGFALRGSIGTGFHAPSLAQQYFSSTSSRTIVNNTTGFPEFVLVRTAPVGSSLAKALGAQALKPETSTNFGGGLTYAAGHLTASVDYYHIDIDDRIMLSSNYVDASGSRRLRDYLAGIGIPGVTSVRYFTNAVDTRTQGVDVTAAYATPLGGWGDLKLTAAYNHNQTRLRRIAATPPQITALGITTPLFDVVERTRVERGQPRDKVALGTTFRTGPITFDVRATRYGRVEQVALTNQTPAAVALIAQGSTPYRTLPTESGTRGNVDVIQQLEPKWVTDFSFTGQVNRNLAVTVGANNLFNVYPTENIRSTAALTGADTFGVFPYSEFSPFGFSGAFYYVRAGVSF
- a CDS encoding histidinol-phosphate transaminase translates to MAALLNRREWIAMGVAVAATPAIGTGLAARTRLSLNENAWGPSPNVAPAIRAAAVGVERYVEQAEVDALARQIARLEGVAPEQVVIGEVLEALGLFLARRRAGGGEIVFSAPGYTALVDAAAPLGGRGRPVPLDARFENDLPALSRAVGADTLAVSLVNPHNPSGTVSEAGAWHAFLEDISRRTLAVVDEAYLEYDDLAGLSAIRHVRAGRNVLVFRTLAKIYGLAGLSIGYAVSQAPLATALRQAGIGAPHSLSRPALAAAGAALADQGHVAMVRDRTAGERRRLHTALDALSLRHTDAHGNFVFFRTPSASRLRAAAATAGIEIARPFPPLDDWVRVTVGRPVENDRFLAVLRQVVG
- the epsC gene encoding serine O-acetyltransferase EpsC; amino-acid sequence: MTGAPNLAAVADGLGAARDDWRARHRNGADQGVEGFPSRRRIEGILADLKGALFPLRLGPDTVRPDNERAYVMETLGRALPQLGAEVRLELAYRDEAAAGDVNARAGSMVAAFGNDLPNIRRLLDGDVEAAFAGDPAAGSVDEVLLCYPGVRAMIHHRIAHRLYRLGVPLVARIIAELAHSATGIDIHPGAAIGERFFIDHGTGVVIGETAVIGSHVRLYQAVTLGARSFPAQEDGSLVKGLPRHPIVEDHVVIYAGATVLGRVTIGAGAVIGGSVWLTESVPPGAVIHQAFAERETVGSAVPIGHVTEAARVVANHGETA